The Litchfieldia alkalitelluris genome has a window encoding:
- a CDS encoding NifU family protein, which yields MTVEMNQVEQVQEVLDKLRPFLLRDGGDCELVDVEEGIVKLRLLGACGSCPSSTITLKAGIERALLEEVPGIIEVEQVF from the coding sequence ATGACTGTAGAAATGAATCAAGTAGAGCAAGTTCAAGAAGTTTTAGATAAACTTCGTCCATTCCTACTTCGTGATGGCGGAGATTGTGAATTAGTTGATGTAGAAGAAGGCATTGTAAAACTTCGTTTACTAGGTGCATGTGGAAGCTGCCCAAGCTCAACAATTACATTAAAAGCAGGGATTGAGCGTGCACTTTTAGAAGAAGTACCAGGAATCATTGAAGTAGAACAGGTTTTCTAA
- the thrB gene encoding homoserine kinase, with product MSARKPFQIKVPGSTANLGPGFDSIGLAVNRYLTLQVEQSTKWSFVPMSKDVENIPTGTENFIYKVAEKVAAKYDVSLPPCIIHMTSDIPLARGLGSSAAAIIAAIELVDTLCDLRLSRDEKLRISSEFEGHPDNVGASLYGGLVIGSHRDKMTDLVQLNDVDFDIVVAIPRYEVMTKDARAVLPTHFTHEQAVEASAISNVMIAALVTKNWALAGKMMDLDLFHQPYRKKLIPEMDDIIKAAKNTGAFGVALSGAGPTVICFAEKGRGKSIVKDLAPLFGHLSVDELKIEKNGSNVSTLVL from the coding sequence ATGAGTGCCAGAAAACCGTTTCAAATCAAGGTCCCTGGTAGTACGGCCAACCTAGGACCTGGATTTGATTCAATTGGACTTGCTGTAAATCGATACTTAACTCTCCAAGTAGAACAAAGCACCAAGTGGTCTTTTGTTCCAATGTCAAAAGATGTAGAGAATATACCAACAGGGACTGAAAATTTTATTTATAAAGTGGCTGAAAAAGTGGCTGCGAAGTATGATGTCTCATTACCTCCATGCATAATTCATATGACAAGTGATATTCCTTTGGCTAGAGGACTTGGAAGTAGTGCAGCAGCGATAATTGCAGCAATTGAGCTTGTAGACACCCTATGTGACTTACGTCTTTCAAGAGATGAAAAACTTAGAATTTCAAGTGAGTTTGAGGGTCATCCTGATAATGTTGGAGCTTCATTATACGGAGGCTTAGTGATAGGAAGTCACCGTGATAAAATGACGGATCTTGTTCAATTAAATGATGTGGATTTTGATATAGTCGTAGCAATTCCACGTTATGAGGTGATGACGAAGGACGCTAGAGCGGTTTTGCCTACACATTTTACACATGAGCAGGCTGTAGAGGCAAGTGCAATAAGTAATGTAATGATTGCAGCACTTGTGACGAAAAACTGGGCATTAGCTGGTAAAATGATGGATTTAGACTTATTTCATCAGCCTTACCGAAAAAAATTGATTCCGGAAATGGATGATATCATCAAGGCTGCTAAAAATACCGGTGCATTTGGCGTTGCTCTTAGTGGAGCAGGTCCGACAGTGATTTGCTTTGCAGAAAAAGGAAGAGGAAAATCAATTGTAAAGGACCTAGCCCCATTATTTGGTCATTTATCTGTCGATGAGTTAAAGATTGAGAAAAACGGTAGTAACGTTTCAACGTTGGTCCTGTAA
- a CDS encoding HesB/IscA family protein, with product MTDILTITEAASFQIKDMMKENGEESAFLRVAVKGGGCSGLSYGMGFEHEITDEDLQLEQNELRVLVKKEDAPILKGVVIDYKQSMMGGGFTIDNPNAIASCGCGSSFRTAKNAGNPEEC from the coding sequence ATGACTGACATTTTAACAATAACGGAAGCTGCTAGTTTCCAAATTAAAGATATGATGAAGGAAAATGGAGAAGAATCTGCATTTTTACGTGTCGCAGTAAAGGGTGGAGGTTGTAGCGGACTTTCCTATGGAATGGGCTTTGAGCATGAAATCACGGACGAAGATTTACAACTTGAACAGAATGAACTAAGAGTGTTAGTGAAAAAGGAAGACGCACCTATATTAAAGGGTGTTGTTATAGACTATAAGCAATCAATGATGGGTGGCGGATTTACCATTGATAATCCCAATGCCATTGCATCATGTGGGTGTGGATCATCATTTAGAACTGCTAAAAATGCTGGGAATCCAGAAGAATGTTAA
- a CDS encoding NAD(P)/FAD-dependent oxidoreductase has translation MINLVILGGGYGGMRILQRLLPTQLPEDVEITLIDRVPYHCLKTEYYALAAGTISDQHIRVAFPEHPRLTIKYGEVTDIDLDRKLVHLQGKDSISYDDLIIGLGCEDKYHNVPGAKEHTYSIQSIDNSRSTYQKLNNLPPDSDVAIIGAGLSGVELASELNDSRPDLKISLFDRGNHILSMFPERLSNYVENWFTTRDVKIINGSNITKVESNLLYNHDTPIKFDTIVWTAGIQPNKIVQQLDVEKDVQGRVVLTVQHNIPGNEHVYVVGDCASLPHAPSAQLAEGQAEQIVQVLLKRWNNEEPPTQFPPIKLKGVLGSLGKKHGFGLVAERPIIGRVPRLLKSGVLWMYKYHNG, from the coding sequence ATGATAAATCTTGTGATCCTTGGAGGGGGTTATGGCGGTATGCGGATTTTACAACGTCTATTACCTACTCAACTTCCCGAAGATGTAGAAATTACATTAATCGATCGAGTACCCTACCATTGTTTAAAGACAGAATACTATGCTTTGGCTGCCGGGACAATTTCTGATCAACATATACGCGTAGCATTTCCAGAACATCCACGACTTACCATTAAATATGGTGAAGTGACTGATATCGACCTTGACCGAAAGTTAGTTCATCTACAAGGAAAGGATTCGATTTCCTATGATGACCTTATTATTGGACTTGGATGTGAAGATAAGTATCACAATGTACCTGGAGCAAAGGAACATACCTATAGTATTCAATCAATTGATAATTCAAGGTCTACTTACCAGAAGTTAAACAATCTTCCTCCAGATTCTGATGTTGCCATTATTGGAGCAGGATTAAGTGGCGTTGAATTAGCTAGTGAATTAAATGATAGTCGACCTGATTTAAAAATTTCATTATTTGATCGTGGGAATCATATCCTTTCAATGTTCCCTGAAAGATTAAGTAACTATGTAGAAAATTGGTTTACTACACGTGATGTAAAAATTATTAATGGCTCCAATATTACAAAGGTAGAATCAAATTTACTCTATAACCATGACACTCCCATAAAGTTTGATACAATTGTTTGGACTGCGGGAATCCAACCAAATAAAATTGTTCAACAACTTGATGTAGAAAAAGATGTTCAAGGTAGAGTGGTACTAACGGTGCAACATAACATTCCTGGAAATGAACATGTATATGTTGTCGGAGATTGTGCGAGTCTCCCACATGCTCCAAGTGCTCAGCTAGCTGAAGGGCAGGCGGAACAAATTGTTCAAGTTCTTCTTAAACGTTGGAATAATGAAGAACCACCTACACAATTCCCGCCAATTAAATTAAAGGGTGTTCTTGGATCACTAGGGAAGAAACATGGATTTGGTTTAGTTGCAGAAAGACCGATTATTGGAAGAGTGCCTAGATTATTAAAATCAGGGGTTTTATGGATGTATAAATATCATAACGGGTAA
- a CDS encoding YuzD family protein has translation MLNKLIEIEVYGADILCPSCVNLPSSKETYEWLEAAITRKYPKQPFKISYIDIFNPPNEEQKEEFAKRVIDEDMFYPVVLIEGEIAGEGNPKLKTIYAEMEKYGYQEDKGN, from the coding sequence ATGTTGAATAAATTGATTGAAATAGAGGTCTATGGAGCTGACATTCTCTGTCCTAGCTGCGTAAATTTACCTTCTTCAAAAGAAACCTATGAATGGTTAGAAGCAGCCATTACCCGAAAATATCCTAAACAACCCTTCAAAATAAGTTATATTGATATCTTTAATCCTCCCAATGAAGAACAAAAAGAAGAATTTGCTAAAAGAGTCATTGATGAAGATATGTTTTATCCTGTTGTTTTAATTGAAGGTGAAATTGCAGGAGAAGGGAATCCTAAGCTGAAAACCATTTATGCTGAAATGGAGAAGTATGGATACCAAGAAGATAAGGGGAATTAA
- the dapF gene encoding diaminopimelate epimerase — protein sequence MGSFTFTKMHGLGNNYIYVNMFKEKLVEEELSSLAIKVANVNTGVGADGMILICPSDIAPVKMRIFNNDGSEGKNCGNGLRCVAKYAFEHKIVTETRFKIETLSGLVDAEVQLENGMVHTVTVNMGKPRLSRHSIPMIGENDELVLNEKVQFKEHTLFMTGVSMGNPHAIFYVEDINQAPVTTIGPIIEKDHSFPEGINVEFVEVVSDKELHFRVWERGSGVTQACGTGACAAVVASVLNGKTRKNTETIVHLAGGDLLIKWDEQGEVYMTGPAEVICEGIYYY from the coding sequence ATGGGGAGTTTTACATTTACGAAAATGCATGGATTAGGAAACAACTATATATATGTAAATATGTTTAAAGAAAAGCTGGTTGAAGAAGAATTATCAAGCCTTGCGATTAAAGTGGCGAATGTAAACACAGGAGTTGGGGCGGATGGGATGATTTTAATTTGTCCATCAGATATAGCACCTGTAAAAATGAGAATTTTTAATAATGATGGATCAGAAGGCAAAAATTGTGGGAATGGCCTCAGATGTGTAGCAAAATATGCGTTTGAACATAAAATAGTAACAGAAACTAGGTTTAAAATTGAAACTTTATCAGGTTTGGTGGATGCAGAGGTTCAATTAGAGAATGGAATGGTTCACACCGTTACAGTGAATATGGGGAAACCTAGATTATCGCGCCATAGCATTCCAATGATCGGGGAAAATGATGAACTAGTACTGAATGAAAAGGTTCAATTTAAAGAACATACATTATTCATGACTGGAGTTTCAATGGGAAATCCCCATGCAATTTTTTATGTAGAAGATATTAATCAAGCCCCAGTTACGACAATAGGTCCTATCATTGAAAAAGATCACAGTTTTCCAGAAGGAATCAATGTTGAATTTGTTGAAGTGGTTAGTGATAAAGAACTACACTTCAGAGTATGGGAGAGAGGTTCCGGTGTCACACAAGCATGTGGAACAGGTGCTTGTGCGGCAGTTGTAGCATCAGTATTAAACGGGAAAACAAGAAAAAACACAGAAACAATTGTTCATCTAGCAGGTGGAGATCTCTTAATTAAATGGGATGAACAAGGTGAAGTCTATATGACAGGACCTGCCGAAGTGATTTGTGAAGGGATATATTACTATTAA
- the thrC gene encoding threonine synthase, whose translation MRWNGLIEEFKEFLPVSEKTPKLTLNEGNTPLIKLHQLSEELGIELYVKTEGTNPTGSFKDRGMVMAVAKAKEEGSTTVICASTGNTSAAAAAYAARAGMRCIIVIPDGKIAMGKLAQAVMYGAEIYAIQGNFDQALKIVRKISENAPITLVNSVNPYRIEGQKTAAFEVCAQLGGKAPDVLAIPVGNAGNITAYWKGFKEYHEKYNSGLPQMHGFEAEGSAAIVRGHVIEEPETIATAIRIGNPASWEHAVNAQKESNGAIDEVTDEEIVEAYKLIASKEGVFAEPASCASLAGVIKHLKAGKIQKGSTVVAVLTGNGLKDPTTAIDVNDIKPTVLPSDEEVVFEHIKGVVFQ comes from the coding sequence ATGAGATGGAACGGTTTAATAGAAGAATTTAAGGAATTTCTCCCTGTTTCTGAAAAAACACCTAAATTAACGCTTAATGAAGGGAATACCCCACTAATTAAGCTACATCAGTTATCAGAAGAGTTAGGGATTGAGTTATACGTCAAAACAGAAGGAACTAATCCTACGGGCTCTTTTAAGGACCGTGGAATGGTGATGGCTGTTGCAAAAGCAAAAGAAGAAGGAAGTACAACAGTGATCTGTGCGTCAACAGGAAACACCTCTGCAGCTGCGGCAGCATATGCAGCTAGAGCGGGAATGCGTTGTATCATTGTTATCCCTGATGGGAAAATTGCAATGGGTAAATTAGCGCAAGCGGTGATGTATGGTGCCGAAATTTATGCAATCCAAGGCAATTTTGACCAAGCTCTAAAGATTGTTAGAAAGATTAGTGAAAATGCACCAATTACACTAGTGAACTCGGTAAATCCTTATCGAATTGAAGGACAGAAGACTGCAGCTTTTGAAGTTTGTGCCCAATTAGGTGGGAAGGCGCCAGATGTTTTAGCTATTCCAGTTGGAAATGCAGGTAACATCACTGCTTATTGGAAAGGGTTTAAGGAGTACCATGAAAAGTACAACTCAGGTCTTCCACAAATGCATGGTTTTGAAGCAGAGGGATCTGCTGCAATTGTAAGAGGACATGTGATTGAAGAACCAGAGACGATTGCGACAGCGATTCGAATCGGAAACCCTGCAAGCTGGGAGCATGCAGTAAATGCCCAAAAGGAATCAAATGGTGCGATTGATGAAGTGACAGATGAAGAAATAGTCGAGGCATATAAATTAATTGCTAGTAAAGAGGGAGTGTTTGCTGAACCAGCTTCTTGTGCTTCCCTTGCAGGCGTGATCAAACACTTAAAGGCAGGGAAAATTCAAAAGGGCTCAACGGTAGTAGCCGTTCTCACTGGAAATGGATTAAAAGACCCAACAACGGCTATTGATGTTAATGATATAAAGCCTACTGTTCTTCCGAGTGATGAAGAAGTTGTTTTTGAACATATTAAAGGAGTCGTATTTCAATGA
- a CDS encoding YuzB family protein, whose amino-acid sequence MQPIIEFCISNLASGAQKALEQLEKDPNLDIIEYGCLSYCGKCARTLFALVNGEIVTGTTPEELVENIYQFLEENPMF is encoded by the coding sequence TTGCAACCAATCATAGAATTTTGTATTAGTAATTTGGCAAGTGGGGCACAAAAGGCGCTAGAACAGCTTGAAAAGGATCCGAATTTAGATATTATAGAATATGGTTGTCTTAGTTATTGTGGTAAATGTGCAAGAACATTATTTGCACTGGTAAATGGAGAGATTGTAACAGGTACCACGCCAGAGGAACTTGTTGAAAATATATATCAATTTTTAGAAGAAAACCCGATGTTTTAG